A genomic window from Lycium barbarum isolate Lr01 chromosome 4, ASM1917538v2, whole genome shotgun sequence includes:
- the LOC132637813 gene encoding receptor-like protein Cf-9, translated as MASFFFFYSLLCFVFLSQSFSSSSVHHLCSPSEASDLFQFKKAFGISDDYFSQCRTSFSKTTSWNESRDCCTWDGVTCDLLTGRVIGLDLSCSQLYRIIHPNSSLFQLHHLQRLNLANNFLNYSSIPNDIGQIPNSVGNLIQIRELDLHGNHFAGHIPSTISNLKQLTFLDLSSNSLGGEIPNVFSNLQELVVLDLSDNSLNGTIPSWVFSLPSLNILNLHHNQFTRVADELKTNPTLERLDLSHNQLSGPFLQSLENLFNLIFLGLSSNNMDAGVNITFPSLAYLSLSSWELKAFLHLRNSKTLKYLDLSNNKIDGPIPNWFNGMRWDSLLLLKLSYNSLTGHIEQLHYHSLDYLDLKFNLLQGRLPSSIYKLKNLTLLDLSHNHFNESVPHCLGSMTWVKVLNLRRNNFASSLPPLCTQSALLYTIALNGNRFEGPIPMSLLKCNRLEIFNVGNNAINDTFPAWLGTLEWLLVLILKSNKFHGPISTRPKFCFPKLRIFDLSHNEFNGSLPAEVFKT; from the coding sequence atggcaagtttctttttcttttattcacTTCTCTGTTTTGTCTTTCTAAGTCAAAGCTTTTCTTCATCATCTGTGCATCATCTTTGCTCTCCCAGTGAAGCTTCTGATTTGTTTCAATTTAAGAAAGCCTTTGGAATCTCCGATGACTACTTTTCTCAGTGTCGTACTTCTTTCTCGAAAACAACATCTTGGAATGAGAGTAGGGATTGCTGCACTTGGGATGGAGTCACTTGTGACTTGTTAACCGGTCGTGTCATCGGCCTGGACCTTAGTTGTAGTCAGCTTTATAGAATTATTCATCCTAACAGCAgcctcttccaacttcatcatctTCAGAGGCTAAACCTTGCTAACAATTTCTTGAATTATTCTTCAATCCCAAATGATATTGGCCAGATTCCTAATTCCGTTGGCAACCTAATCCAAATTAGGGAGTTAGATTTACATGGTAATCATTTCGCTGGCCATATTCCATCAACAATCTCTAATTTGAAGCAACTCACATTTTTAGATCTTTCATCTAACTCCCTTGGAGGCGAAATTCCCAATGTTTTCTCTAACCTCCAAGAGCTAGTTGTTCTTGATTTATCTGACAACTCATTGAATGGCACAATACCGTCTTGGGTGTTTAGCCTCCCTTCCTTAAATATATTGAATCTCCATCATAATCAATTCACTAGAGTGGCTGACGAGCTCAAAACAAACCCAACATTAGAGCGTTTGGATTTAAGTCATAATCAACTCAGCGGTCCTTTTCTTCAATCACTTGAGAATCTCTTCAACCTAATCTTCCTTGGCCTTTCATCAAATAACATGGATGCGGGAGTAAATATCACTTTTCCTAGCCTAGCATATTTGTCCTTATCATCTTGGGAACTAAAGGCTTTTCTACACTTGAGAAATTCAAAAACACTTAAGTACTTGGATCTTTCTAATAATAAGATTGATGGTCCAATCCCTAACTGGTTTAACGGCATGAGGTGGGACTCATTGTTGCTTCTAAAACTTTCTTATAATTCACTTACAGGACACATAGAACAACTTCATTATCATAGTTTAGATTATCTTGATCTTAAATTTAACTTACTTCAGGGTCGGCTACCTTCTTCTATCTATAAGTTGAAGAACCTTACGTTGCTGGATTTGTCACACAACCACTTCAATGAATCAGTTCCACATTGCTTGGGAAGCATGACTTGGGTAAAGGTTCTCAACTTGAGAAGAAATAATTTCGCAAGCAGTCTTCCACCATTATGTACTCAAAGCGCTTTGCTGTATACCATTGCCTTGAATGGAAATCGTTTTGAAGGCCCTATCCCTATGTCGTTGCTCAAGTGTAACCGTTTAGAAATCTTCAATGTGGGGAATAACGCTATAAATGACACATTTCCAGCTTGGCTGGGAACTCTTGAATGGTTGTTGGTCCTTATATTAAAGTCTAACAAGTTCCATGGACCTATAAGTACTAGGCCGAAGTTTTGCTTTCCCAAGTTGCGGATTTTCGATCTCTCTCATAATGAGTTCAATGGCTCACTTCCCGCAGAAGtttttaaaacttaa